From the Perca fluviatilis chromosome 11, GENO_Pfluv_1.0, whole genome shotgun sequence genome, the window CTAAGCAAATATTAGAGAAAAGTCCAAAATATAAGTACACATTTGTGTAGCAGAATTTAGTATTTCCCCCTTCTTTCCTGCTTCATTAATCATCTCACGACCCCTCGGCTTTATCTTGTGACTCTTTGGAGGCGCTCCGACCCCCAGGTTAAAAACCACTGGACTAAACTAACAAACTGTATATAAAGTTTGCAAAACTACCTCCTCTTCAAGCAGCTActgtaaaatgctgcttacacatgAAGGCATCAGTAATAACAATCTTAATATTGTCAGATATAAGATTATATATCAGTGACAGGGACCATTTTTCTGCAGAATGAGTATTTTACTTATGGTGACATGTGCTGACCTCTGCTGGTTAACCTGGTCAACCTGCTCCACTGACTTCATCTTATTGGAGAGTCAGACATCCAGTGTGACTGTGACACAACAATcactcatttttatttgtcatcttTCTCCTCTCAGAGGTCACACTCTGCCTTCTCCCTGTTGGACAATGACCCTCCAGGTCTGATACAAGACTCCTCACAGGCGCTAAAGAAGGATGGAGGTGGGTTAGCTATGTCAACCTGGAAGAGTGTAGACCGGCTGGACAACACTGGTAAGATCTTGTTGCTCTTTATCTTTATAAACCCACCAGTTCTTTTAGGTTTTCTTTTGCCAGTAATTGGTTAActttgcacattcaaaatattctATTTTTTATCAACCAAGAGAAGCATCAAATTCTATTTTAGCTCAAAGATTTTACTTAATGGATTATCAAAAAGTAAttgctgtgtgtgcatgaatgcgtgtgtgtgtaggtgtgtccTCAGTGCTGAAGAGCCCAGACGGGAACTGGATCGCCCTGCAGAGCGCTCAGCTGTCTCGTCCCAGCCTGCTGACCAGAAGGAAGAGCCTAGTCTTCAGTGCCTTGGAGAGGGAGTCTGAAGTAGTGTCCGCCTACGAAGGCATGGGCTCTGACCTCGAAACCAAACCCGACCCTGACAGATCTTGGGGTGCCGTCCTCCAGGAGATCCACAGGAAGATGACGGACTCTAACTCCAACCTGCAGGACACCCGCGACAGGATCCCATCCCCACTGATGGGCCGCCGAGGCAGCAGAGATGATCTGTTTTCAGACTCTGAGGGGAACTGGAAGCCTAACACACCTGTGTTGGCTCTTTTTAAGAGGAAGGTACCCGCAGAGATCAGGCGACCTTCATCCTCCCTTAGGACCAGCATCATCGATGTGAACTTTAACGTGGAAAGAGCCGGACTGGAAGAGGAGAGCAAGGTGGCTGCAGAGCCGGATGTGGGAAAAGTCAGGAGATCGCGGAGGAAAAAGAGGAGTAAAAAAGAGTTGTCTTCTGTGCTGGTAAgaaataaattacattaaacTACAAACTGATGAGATGAAATGAGATGGGAAAATCTTTTAATGACTCACAGCGAAAGAGTTTAATCGAAATAATGCTGTAGCCAAGTAGGCTTTACATAACTATGTGAAACTGCCAATTCTGGTTCTATAACATGTTAAATTTCCTGTAAAGGTTTGTGAAttcctttcttttgttttgaataaataagaataaaagATTATtcgaaaataaaaataaagtaccTTATATTCCTTATAAACTAGTAAAAAAATATCTGCTCTCTTGTCTTCCCTCATTGGTATTAATGGGGGTGTAATTtaattcaacagcaccacaaactacagcctCATAAATGACCATAAAGTATCAGTAAAGAATCAACGCCCTTTTTAAAACTGTTTCACATGAAGGTAGAATgtattgcaggactgttgtattaTATGTAATCCGTTTCAGTTTAGTGTACCTAATTAATGGCAACTAAGAATATAATAaaactttaataaaatacaaacaattgTTGGTATAGCTTGTGCAGAGGTCTTGTTTTATTTGCCTTTGTAGAGTTGAAATGCTGCCTAAATTACAcagatataaataataaatactcaAAAGCAAATGTTAGAAACATTAGAGAATGTCATACTTCATTCACCACAGAAATATACATGTATTCTTAAATCTGTTATATCTTACATTCACAGGATTACAGCAACAAAGACAACCATTTGCAACATCCTTCTGATGCTGCAACCCCTGAACCTTTTCACCTCGAGGGTGACATGACAGGACATGGAACAAATCAGATTGAGCAGGAGTACACGCTAAAGCTACATCCATTAGCAGGCCGCGTTTCTGAGTCCTCCACCGGAGAAGAAGAAGTGAGAGATGCTGGTAATGatggacagagggaggaaaagaGACGGGGGAGTGAGGACAGAGATGAAGAAGATGAGAGGCTGTGGAGGATGGAGATTGACTTGGATGAAAAAAgaacagaggaagagaaagacgTAGATGATAAAGAGATGAAATACAGATTATTCAGGCTCATCGCACAGTCCACACTCACATACTTCTCATCTACTGATGAGTTAGACAAAGCTGGTCAGagtaaagaagaatgggaagGAGACAGGGATGAAGATATGGATCAAAAGGTGAAAAAGACAGACGGACTTAGTTCTAAACTCTGTCAGCTGGAAAAAGAAGTCCGGGCCAACCAGTTCTCCTCCACAGAGGATGAGCTGGACAGAGTTGGCATCATTgatgaagagaagaagaagacaggcgaggaggaggaggacctgGCAGTGAAAGTGTGCCGATTAGCTAACCAAGCCAACGCCACCCAGTTTTCATCCACGGAGGATGAGTTAGACCGAGCAGGCAGAGGTGAAGAGGGGAAGGAAGCGATAGACGAAGAGAAGCTGTGGAAACTGGAGGCGGAAAAAGACGCCCATGCCGCTCAACTGCGTGATTTGGCCAGTCTAGTTAGTGCTTCCCAGTTTTCTTCCACTGAGGATGAGCTGGACAGAGTTGGAGAGAatgaggtggaggtggagcagGAAGTAAATGAAGTAGGAATTAAGAGGGAGGAAGCAGTGGGAAAGAATCGGGAAAGGAGAGAATCATTTGGAGATTTGGATGTGACAATGTTTGATTTAAGGTATGAAATTGAGGAAAGAAAGACGGAGAGCAGTGATGAAAAAGTTGAAGTTGTCCAACAAGATCAAACAGAGGTAGAGGAACATATACATTGCATGGAGGAGAGAGTAACAGATGAGAATGAAAGAATGGTAAAGGGGCATATATGTGAAGAAGTGGAAGTTATGAAAGAGGACAAGGCTAAAAAAGcaaaagagacagaggaaagaCAAGAGATGGAGTCTCTGCAAGCAGAGAAAACGGAGGAGATATTATCCTTACATGAGACAAAAGTCCAACAAGAGAAGTGGCCAGAcaaagaggaaggagaagagagacaggaagaggaaaagatTAGAGAAAGCAAAGGGAGTCAGGACACAGCAGACAGCGATGAGGAAGATGCAGAATTTCACAGAATAATCAGCAGCATGTTAATGATGACTTTGGATGACATGCAGGTAGAGACATCAAAGGATGAAGCTGCAGAAAATGGGAGCATAAATATAGAGCCAGAGGAAGTAGAGACCGATGAGAATGTAAAAATTGGGTTCGAAAATGGATTTGAGGAAACCGCTGTCGATGCACAAAGCACAAATGAATCAGAGGAGACAGAAAGTGCTAAAGGGGTCCAAAGTCAAGACGACAACTTGATGCCAGAGTCGGCTGTGAGAGAAAGACCAGGAGAAAATGTATGTGAGCAAATTCGAGGAGATATTTCCAGAAAAAAGGAGAGTGGAGATGCCACAGGTAAAAATGACAATCAGCAGGAAAAATATGCAGATGCACAAGAAAAAAGACCTTTAGCAATCAAAGAGACACGTAAGGATCATGACGAACAAGAGGACAGAAAAGTTACGACTGAGTGGAAAATGATAGAGACGCAAGAAGATACTGCAGAGGGAGcttttgaaaataaagaaacggaTATAAGACTGGAGGAAACCAAGGAAGAAAATGCAGATGACATGGAGCAGAGCAGCATCTCTTCTCTAAAGGAGGGTTTACTGTCACCTGAGGAGATTCAAAGCGTAATAACTACATTTTCTAATCTCACTCTGGACAGTGATACATAATACATGCAACATTACCGTTGGTGGCTAACACTCCCTGCAAGAGTAACAAAAGTCCTATGCCGTTTCAAAAGCCCATGTATACCCTATGTTTTCCACTAACAGTCTGTTGTGATTTTAGCATTAAAGTGAGTCTATGTAACTTTTGAAAGGGAAATTACACATTCTCCCTTTAACAAAGGAAAAGTTGAATAAATTAGCAATAAAACGCACCGTTGCACATTTGGAATACATTCAGAGGTTTTGATGCTACAGCCTCACTTGTTCTGGCCTCTAAAAGCAGAACATGTACCTATTCTCACGGAAATACCAAgccgtttgtttttttcctgtccATTCTcctctaagggccctattttaacaatctaagtgcacggcgtgaagcgcattgctagtttgacggcggaaaaaagggtccgtgtgccgggcacatggttcaaaagggttgtacttagtgtcttcattaattcataggtgtgttttgggcataacgtgcaataaaccaatcagattttcatctcccattccctttaaaagccaggcgtgtttgtaccttggcacattgctattataatggcaGATATGCACcgtattatttttatttgtaatcttttgcatgtttgtgtgctgctgcgcttccctttgtgtgtgtgtgtgtgtgtgtgtgtgtgtgtgtgtgtgtgtgtgtgtgtgtttgtaacatGCATAGTGTTCGCGCGCTGTGCacaagcctaggcgcattttactaatttgctgttaaaataacaatgaaatgctgcactattgactttaaaccaggtttttgttggtcaatggcgcgatcacttcccgctgcctcaagatagcaatacgccaagaattcacttgaacacacctccctgtaagaccaggacgcccatgggcgcaggtgcatttgctatttaaatgacgtgggtgctggacgggaaattgacaactgcgtcggtcttaaactagcaaagacacttgcgttggtctttgcgctgcgccgggtgcaagatagtgCCCTAAATCTGTCAATTGGCATCTGCTAGATGATTTGTGCGACCAATACACATTTTATCATCATACATCATTTTAAAATGGCCCATCTTTTAATTGCCACTTGTGGTCACAGAGCTCAATGAAAGTTACAAAGGCTCACTTAGAAGAAAACCGTTACATTTGAGTAACTCCTTAATAACAATGTAACTTCTACTAAACTACTAATCAACTCTGTTTGATGCTGATTTACTTCTCCCTGTCTGTCCTGTggtttcttctctctgtgtgctgTAGGGTAGTGACATGGAGCTTTACAAAACAATAGAGTTTATCTCAACTCTGCTGGAGCAGGTGAGGGTTTGTTTTACTTTAGGAAGGCAGTATGGCGATCACTGCACTTTAAGCTGTAGGTGTACTtcatttgcactttttttttctcacttttttcttctccctttgTTTTCATAGTTTCATGCATGCATCTAACTGCCTAACTTCATTTTTAATATGCTGTTTACAGACTGAATGGCTATAAACAGAATGGATGTTAACTACAACTTGACTGTTTGGCATACAACCGCGAGGCGGAAATTCTACTATTaacataaaacatttcaaattaaatttACTTCTTatcaaactgcaaaataccagGTGTTCAAAGATttcagtctgtctctgtgttgtagAGGTACACGGCGGTGTCTCTGCGCAGCATCACCACTGAGGTCCTGAAGGTGTTGAATGCCACTgaagagctgctgctgcagggggTGGAGGGAGGAGATGGCCCGCGACTTTCTAGCACCTTACTGCCCCCCAACACAGACCCCAAAAAACTGGATGAACAGTTCTCCAGACTGGAGGAGAATGTAAGTAAGCTTTTTATTATTAGTGGTAAAACACAAGGAACAATTTACTGCACTATGAGTACTATtatacttaataataataataataataataatatagtacAATAAGTGCAATTAAAGATGATCTTAAATATGTAGATATGTTGTGTAGGCTTATAAAAATATGACTTTATGGTAATCTTTATAGTAAGTTTAAAGCAcaacataaaaatgtttaagatacatatactgtaaattagagctgggcgatatggagaaaatcaaatatcacaatatttttgaccaaatacctcgatattgatatgatattgtagtgttgactattggtgctttcacaaaatatttacacaatgagatttttgataaataatcatcagtaatgtggatataatgactaagtgggtaaaggcgaATAATACAACAGTTACaatagtctggtaagttcagaacattacatcactttactgtaatgcagcctttaaaaccaggaaaagacaacacttattatTACTATACACTTATATTAcgatatctaaaatctaagacgatatctagtctcatatcacaatattgatatattattGATGTATTGCCTAGCTCTACTGTAAATACTATGCACGCTATGCCATACAGTATGCTTCACTGTTGAAGGGTTTATTTGTACTGTATAATACTTTTACTGGGAGAAGGAAAAGCTTGATCTTTCTTAAAATGTCACAAAGCATTTACATTAACTGATTAAGGTAATGAAGCTGGGAATATGCAGGACTCCTGAAGttaaatgtaatacatttcCATACATTTTAGGACCTCATTGCCacagttttaatatttttatgacACCATTATACCATAAGTTTTTAATATTATTAAGACAAAATATACAatgatttttatgacatactatactatgaggcACCTgaccgtggcaaacccggccaccaggcgctcgctgacgagctctccatctgggcctggctccagacgggggcccggGCTTCATCCGGGCAGGGTAACTTCACCTCTTCCTTGATGATTCATAggatcacttttttgacatttttttgacaaactatactatgactttttattttttatgacatacagaGTCAGACGCAGTTactaaacataaaacacaacagctaacttcaCATAGAACAATGACGGTAAAACAGCATCACCGACTGTTTTAACCAAATATTCTCTTTCTTGCTCAGCTAAAAACACCATATCAGCAGTACATCTGCTGGTAGGCTACTGACAACGTGATCTTCCCCTGTTTAACTGATTTCACCAGATAGTTTGTGACTGTCCTGCTATTATTACAAACGTGTGACCCAACCACAGGCACTTGCCTCAGTCATGGACTCACTGACTCATTTACTTATTAATCGAAGGTGCCAGAACGCCTTTCCGGATTGTTCCAGTCCAACTTTAACTTCtgactatattatgactttttataacataaattatgacatttttgtgacttttttatgacatactatactattactttattacttttttgagtCAAATGATTTTTTATGAGGTGctatacttttttattactttttcaacatactatactgtgactttgtctttttttgctatactatgacgtttttatgactttttttgacagactatactatgacgtttttatgacttttttgacagactataatatgactttttaattacttttttgatatactacactatgacttttttgacatgctatactatgactttttatgacttttttcgacatactaagtTCCTTGCAAGCTTCACAAATAGCTCAGTGAAATAAGCTGCTAGAGTTAAAATTAAGATTGgcatactatcacttttttgacatactatactatgattttttcatgatttattttctgacatactatgtattttttaattttttcgatgcactatactatgactttttatgacttttctacatactatactatgacttatttttcgacatactatacgatgacttttttcgacatgctatgacttttttgtaacatactatactgtgactttttttatgactttttttgacaacaataatatgacattttttttgtaactttgacatactgtactgtggcttttttttgtgacttttcgacatactatactatgacttttttatgacttttctgcatactatactgtgactttttctacatactatactatgacttcttttttgacatactatgctatgacttttttatgacttttttccgacatactatactatgacttttttttttattttttgacatactatactatgacttttttataattttttgacatactatactgtgacttttttatgacttttctacatactatactgtgactttttctacatactacactatgacttcttttttgacatactatgctatgacttttttatgacttttttccgacatactatactatgactttttttgtaattttttgacagactatactatgacttttttgtgacattttatgacatactaatactatgacttttttttacatactatattgtcttttttcgacatactataccatactATACTTCTTTGTGAgtttttttgacgtactatactgtgacttttttgtgactttttctgcattttctatgacttcttttccaacttactatgctatgacttttttcgacatactatgctatgactttttttgacatactatgctatgacttttttatgacttttttttcccagatactatactatgacttttttgtaacttttcgACATAGTAAACTGTCTTTTTCTCTTGTGTAATGTGAGCAATGAATACAACGCCAAACCAGTTCCTTGCAAACTTCACAAATAGCTCAGTGATATAAGCTGCTagagttaaaggggtgatagaatgcaaaaccgattttaccttgtcatagttgaataacgacagttcggtgtgtaaataggacatacatagaagctcaaaatcccattgacacccctttactatgaaaatctcatattttgaaactgccgctgaaaatgggcaaatctcaacaaagctagaagTTGACGTCAGCATCCCAgaacctgtacctttgtcagcccatgggtgtattaagagaacggtcacgacccaatatttacataggctgcacaactgacctgagatcaggtagtcttctgaatctaggtcgcgcagatctctgctattccattacaaaattcacttgtgaaacttttttaagcgagaaatcaaccatgtaaagctcaaatatgggccatttacaaaaaattgatggctaattgctaagggtgtgacgagatctcgttttacgagatctcgcgagatctcgcgtgacgagatttctcgtcgaggtgaaaagagtgaaagagtgacagacaagacgaacacaatatgtaaacattgtaagaaagaagATACGATTACTACCGCACTACGCAGCccgcgggtgcagtagttagtagagagccgtggtggtgctgtaagtgtttttgcatagtgctcgtgttaggCGCGGCGATACCGgcattttttcttacaatgtttacatattgtgttcgtcttgtctgtcactctttcgccgtttattatttccgcaggaaaaccaaaatgttgccacacaaatgatttaaaagtggcaggggattttcaatagtaattccacgctccatcacgGTGACATCACATCGTCCTCACGAGACCTTTTCACCGCGACGAAATCTCGTCGCCTCGTTctcatgaacccaatctcgtgatgtgtttcgtctcgtggagtaagcgtctcgtcacacccctagcttgtaaccttggttctctgagcaaagactatttttcccagtcatatttcttaactgaagttttctttaaattagtgttaaaatcgcgtctcgctctcgtgaccccaatctcgtgtctcgtcttgtctcttgagcgagtgtctcgtcacacccctactaattgcaaattttgtccgactgtgtgtcggagttcagcggccggtgctgcctgagttgctacatcgccgccctgcctgtcctcacAGACagctccttcacagaccccggcctgctgtgagctcgattgagctccgtcacggcggGGAGCCCGCGGTGCTCCATACCCGCAcaaactcaccctttctgggtgactggactaccaaacgccgcttccctgacagagctccagggcctgcagctcgctgttctccctcccctcttcctgctaaatggccagtgtgtgtgactgagagcgcggtcagcgagcttgttacactttgacttatgacttttttgacatactatactatgacttttttaagacttttttgacatactatactgtgactttttttgtaacttttcgacatactatactatgacttttttttgtgactttttatgacatactatactatgactttttttacatactatactatgacttttttgtgccttttttcgacgtactagactatgactatttttgtgacttttttcgacatactatactatgacttttttaatgacttttttccgacacactattgacttttttatgtcattttttttttttttagttttcaacataatttactatgacttttttgtgactctttatgacatactatactatggcttttttcgatgtactatactatgacttttttcgacatactatactatgactttattcaatgtactatactatgacttttttatgacttttctacatactatactgtgactttttcgacatactatactgtgacttttttttcgacatactatgctatgacttctttttcgacatactatgctatgacttttttatgaccttttttcgacatactatactatgacttttttttacatactatattatgccttttttcgacatactataccatgacttttttgtgactttttttcaacgtactatactgtgacttttttatgacttttctacatactatactgtgactttttctacatactatactgtgacttctttttcgacatactatgctatgacttctttttcgacatactatgctatgacttttttattaccttttttcgacatactatactgtgacttttttgtgacttcttttcaacgtactatactgtgacttttttatgacatactataccatgacttttttgtgacttttttcgacgtactagactatgactttttttgtgactttttcaacatactatactatgactttattcaatgtactatactatgacttttttatgacttttctacatactatcaggcttcaaaattaacattttcgtctaccagccaaatggctaatgaatgttcaaatattaccagccattcaatagattaccattgggttttttggctggtgagtgaagcaaatctaccagccacttgcatatttcaccagcatttggctggtaaacggtgctaatttagaaccctgcatactatactgtgactttttctacatactatactgtgacttctttttcgacatactatgctatgacttttttattaccttttttcgacatactatactatgacttttttaagacttttttgacatactatactatgactttattcaatgtactatactatgacttttttatgacttttctacatactatactgtgactttttctacatactatactatgacttctttttcgacatactatgctatgacttttttttatataatatattatgccttttttcaacatactataccatgacttttttgactttttttcaacgtactatactatgacttttttatgacttttctacatactatac encodes:
- the si:ch211-106h4.9 gene encoding rab effector MyRIP isoform X5, whose protein sequence is MGRKLDLSGLTDNEAEHVLQVVQRDMRLRKKEEERLSELKQELDEEGSRCLLLSRQRCFNQRCCIRCCSPFTFLLNTKRQCHDCHYNVCKACRVYNKQDKAWLCSACQKSRLLKTQSLEWFYTNVKTRFKRFGSAKVLKTLYRKHLAEHSVLSELTEGSTYEESICNEGSICGSDSTFYRQSEEHSMAETLTVALRVAEEAVDEAISKAESDTANQEKQNEAHYLREHRGELIEELAKTIVQKIISTRKALAEMRAEYDQDWPLEHNTDLYHHHKSDCDQASSSLKHQPGLWRSHSAFSLLDNDPPGLIQDSSQALKKDGGGLAMSTWKSVDRLDNTGVSSVLKSPDGNWIALQSAQLSRPSLLTRRKSLVFSALERESEVVSAYEGMGSDLETKPDPDRSWGAVLQEIHRKMTDSNSNLQDTRDRIPSPLMGRRGSRDDLFSDSEGNWKPNTPVLALFKRKVPAEIRRPSSSLRTSIIDVNFNVERAGLEEESKVAAEPDVGKVRRSRRKKRSKKELSSVLDYSNKDNHLQHPSDAATPEPFHLEGDMTGHGTNQIEQEYTLKLHPLAGRVSESSTGEEEVRDAGNDGQREEKRRGSEDRDEEDERLWRMEIDLDEKRTEEEKDVDDKEMKYRLFRLIAQSTLTYFSSTDELDKAGQSKEEWEGDRDEDMDQKVKKTDGLSSKLCQLEKEVRANQFSSTEDELDRVGIIDEEKKKTGEEEEDLAVKVCRLANQANATQFSSTEDELDRAGRGEEGKEAIDEEKLWKLEAEKDAHAAQLRDLASLVSASQFSSTEDELDRVGENEVEVEQEVNEVGIKREEAVGKNRERRESFGDLDVTMFDLRYEIEERKTESSDEKVEVVQQDQTEVEEHIHCMEERVTDENERMVKGHICEEVEVMKEDKAKKAKETEERQEMESLQAEKTEEILSLHETKVQQEKWPDKEEGEERQEEEKIRESKGSQDTADSDEEDAEFHRIISSMLMMTLDDMQVETSKDEAAENGSINIEPEEVETDENVKIGFENGFEETAVDAQSTNESEETESAKGVQSQDDNLMPESAVRERPGENVCEQIRGDISRKKESGDATGKNDNQQEKYADAQEKRPLAIKETRKDHDEQEDRKVTTEWKMIETQEDTAEGAFENKETDIRLEETKEENADDMEQSSISSLKEGLLSPEEIQSVITTFSNLTLDSDT
- the si:ch211-106h4.9 gene encoding rab effector MyRIP isoform X1, which translates into the protein MGRKLDLSGLTDNEAEHVLQVVQRDMRLRKKEEERLSELKQELDEEGSRCLLLSRQRCFNQRCCIRCCSPFTFLLNTKRQCHDCHYNVCKACRVYNKQDKAWLCSACQKSRLLKTQSLEWFYTNVKTRFKRFGSAKVLKTLYRKHLAEHSVLSELTEGSTYEESICNEGSICGSDSTFYRQSEEHSMAETLTVALRVAEEAVDEAISKAESDTANQEKQNEAHYLREHRGELIEELAKTIVQKIISTRKALAEMRAEYDQDWPLEHNTDLYHHHKSDCDQASSSLKHQPGLWRSHSAFSLLDNDPPGLIQDSSQALKKDGGGLAMSTWKSVDRLDNTGVSSVLKSPDGNWIALQSAQLSRPSLLTRRKSLVFSALERESEVVSAYEGMGSDLETKPDPDRSWGAVLQEIHRKMTDSNSNLQDTRDRIPSPLMGRRGSRDDLFSDSEGNWKPNTPVLALFKRKVPAEIRRPSSSLRTSIIDVNFNVERAGLEEESKVAAEPDVGKVRRSRRKKRSKKELSSVLDYSNKDNHLQHPSDAATPEPFHLEGDMTGHGTNQIEQEYTLKLHPLAGRVSESSTGEEEVRDAGNDGQREEKRRGSEDRDEEDERLWRMEIDLDEKRTEEEKDVDDKEMKYRLFRLIAQSTLTYFSSTDELDKAGQSKEEWEGDRDEDMDQKVKKTDGLSSKLCQLEKEVRANQFSSTEDELDRVGIIDEEKKKTGEEEEDLAVKVCRLANQANATQFSSTEDELDRAGRGEEGKEAIDEEKLWKLEAEKDAHAAQLRDLASLVSASQFSSTEDELDRVGENEVEVEQEVNEVGIKREEAVGKNRERRESFGDLDVTMFDLRYEIEERKTESSDEKVEVVQQDQTEVEEHIHCMEERVTDENERMVKGHICEEVEVMKEDKAKKAKETEERQEMESLQAEKTEEILSLHETKVQQEKWPDKEEGEERQEEEKIRESKGSQDTADSDEEDAEFHRIISSMLMMTLDDMQVETSKDEAAENGSINIEPEEVETDENVKIGFENGFEETAVDAQSTNESEETESAKGVQSQDDNLMPESAVRERPGENVCEQIRGDISRKKESGDATGKNDNQQEKYADAQEKRPLAIKETRKDHDEQEDRKVTTEWKMIETQEDTAEGAFENKETDIRLEETKEENADDMEQSSISSLKEGLLSPEEIQSGSDMELYKTIEFISTLLEQRYTAVSLRSITTEVLKVLNATEELLLQGVEGGDGPRLSSTLLPPNTDPKKLDEQFSRLEENVYVAAGEVYSLEAELSDLEECARGICSGTSDMELSFLEEQIASAAAKVQQSELQTCDISARIAALKSAGLNVDPQQSRFAKTKTIPVTPVTVDSSRQLRRRLPAPPVKEDKKET
- the si:ch211-106h4.9 gene encoding rab effector MyRIP isoform X4, whose product is MGRKLDLSGLTDNEAEHVLQVVQRDMRLRKKEEERLSELKQELDEEGSRCLLLSRQRCFNQRCCIRCCSPFTFLLNTKRQCHDCHYNVCKACRVYNKQDKAWLCSACQKSRLLKTQSLEWFYTNVKTRFKRFGSAKVLKTLYRKHLAEHSVLSELTEGSTYEESICNEGSICGSDSTFYRQSEEHSMAETLTVALRVAEEAVDEAISKAESDTANQEKQNEAHYLREHRGELIEELAKTIVQKIISTRKALAEMRAEYDQDWPLEHNTDLYHHHKSDCDQASSSLKHQPGLWRSHSAFSLLDNDPPGLIQDSSQALKKDGGGLAMSTWKSVDRLDNTGVSSVLKSPDGNWIALQSAQLSRPSLLTRRKSLVFSALERESEVVSAYEGMGSDLETKPDPDRSWGAVLQEIHRKMTDSNSNLQDTRDRIPSPLMGRRGSRDDLFSDSEGNWKPNTPVLALFKRKVPAEIRRPSSSLRTSIIDVNFNVERAGLEEESKVAAEPDVGKVRRSRRKKRSKKELSSVLDYSNKDNHLQHPSDAATPEPFHLEGDMTGHGTNQIEQEYTLKLHPLAGRVSESSTGEEEVRDAGNDGQREEKRRGSEDRDEEDERLWRMEIDLDEKRTEEEKDVDDKEMKYRLFRLIAQSTLTYFSSTDELDKAGQSKEEWEGDRDEDMDQKVKKTDGLSSKLCQLEKEVRANQFSSTEDELDRVGIIDEEKKKTGEEEEDLAVKVCRLANQANATQFSSTEDELDRAGRGEEGKEAIDEEKLWKLEAEKDAHAAQLRDLASLVSASQFSSTEDELDRVGENEVEVEQEVNEVGIKREEAVGKNRERRESFGDLDVTMFDLRYEIEERKTESSDEKVEVVQQDQTEVEEHIHCMEERVTDENERMVKGHICEEVEVMKEDKAKKAKETEERQEMESLQAEKTEEILSLHETKVQQEKWPDKEEGEERQEEEKIRESKGSQDTADSDEEDAEFHRIISSMLMMTLDDMQVETSKDEAAENGSINIEPEEVETDENVKIGFENGFEETAVDAQSTNESEETESAKGVQSQDDNLMPESAVRERPGENVCEQIRGDISRKKESGDATGKNDNQQEKYADAQEKRPLAIKETRKDHDEQEDRKVTTEWKMIETQEDTAEGAFENKETDIRLEETKEENADDMEQSSISSLKEGLLSPEEIQSGSDMELYKTIEFISTLLEQSVSVL